The nucleotide window TCGCCGTCGACCATCTCGGTGGGGTAGTCGTCGGCGACCAGCGCGCCGTCGTCGCCCTCGGTCAGCAGGTAGAACTCGGTGAACCCCTCGCCCTGGTGGGGGACGAACACCGCCCACCCGACCGAAGCGGTCGCGAGCAATAGCGAGGCGATCAAGAGGACGTTCAACGCGGCGTCGGCCCGCGAGTCCGGGTGGAACAGTTCCGCGCGAGCGTCCGCGACCCACGCGCGATAGGGGACGCGAAACCGATCGTCGGGCGTACAGTCCCGACGGCGCTGGACGGCGATCGCCGTCAGCGCGAGCGTCAGGCCACCGTGCGCGACGACGATCGGGACGGTCCGCAGCCCCCACGGCGTCACCGACAGTGCGAGGCCGAGGAGCGCGACGACCGCGATCGAGGTCCCGATCGCGAGTGCCGCCCGCTCCAGGCCGTCGATCGCCCGATCGTCCGGGAACAGTGCGGCGACGAGTGCGTACCCCGGCGCGACGAGGACGAACGTGACGCCGATCGCCGCGCGGATCGGCGTCTCGTCGATCGGTGGGACGAACACGACGAACGCGGTCACGACCGTCCAGACGGCGATCGCGGCCAGGTCGGCGGGCACTTCCCGAATCGGCTCGGGGAGCAGTCGCCAGAGCGTCGCGCGATTCATCGCACTCTCTCGCCGGATGCGGCCATGCACGCCCGTTTCGGGGCGACCCACTCGAACGTTTCCACTGGGCGACTCGCAGTCGGCCGATCGCGTGTCAACGGGGTCGGGGAGCGATCGATCGGCCCCTCGATCGCCCGACGGCCCGCGCGTGGACACCGGTAGGTTCAACAGAGCCCGGTGAATGGCGAGAGTATGGACCGACGTGATTACCTCGCAACGCTTTCGACGGTGTCGATCGCAGCGCTCGGCGGGTGTACGGGAACGGGCGGTGGCGCACTCCCGTTCGGGGACGCGACGAACGTGACGGTCGGAACGGAGTACGTCGACCACCGCCAGATCGAGTACCTCGTCGACCGCGTCGACATCGCCCGCCGATACGAGACGGCCGACGAGACGGTCCGCCAGGCCGATTCGGGGTCGATGTTCGTCTTCGCGCACGTGACCGCGACGAACACGGAGGGCGTCACCGAACTGCCCGGTGTCGAGGGGCTCGCTCTCCTCCACGGCGGCGATCAGGTCCAGCCAGTGACTGACCTGGAGGCCGGC belongs to Halococcoides cellulosivorans and includes:
- a CDS encoding DUF1616 domain-containing protein; this translates as MNRATLWRLLPEPIREVPADLAAIAVWTVVTAFVVFVPPIDETPIRAAIGVTFVLVAPGYALVAALFPDDRAIDGLERAALAIGTSIAVVALLGLALSVTPWGLRTVPIVVAHGGLTLALTAIAVQRRRDCTPDDRFRVPYRAWVADARAELFHPDSRADAALNVLLIASLLLATASVGWAVFVPHQGEGFTEFYLLTEGDDGALVADDYPTEMVDGEAATLIVGIGNHEHEPVNYGVVGQLQEVRIENRTVEDRPNASGTATPTTAPAVIVEQREEVARFETTLGDNETAHRAVSVTPRTTGTELRLQWLLYRDGIPEKPTDATAYRTLHLWVNVSAAGGDSAPMAAIAQPAQ